One window of Amaranthus tricolor cultivar Red isolate AtriRed21 chromosome 13, ASM2621246v1, whole genome shotgun sequence genomic DNA carries:
- the LOC130798430 gene encoding protein CHAPERONE-LIKE PROTEIN OF POR1, chloroplastic, producing the protein MVAALLANPKLSTPFLGHKPSLLHRQNTRSLATPGVNLGQPKCSVDTPYEGNVSKFPRINVWDPYKRLGISPYASEEEIWSSRNFLAEQYAGDERSVESIEAAFEKLLMRSFWERKKTKINLKTRLKKKVEESPPWLKNLLNFVELPATVIILRRLFLFAFMACWSIMNSAEGGPAFQVAISLGACIYFLNDKTKSLGRATIIGFGSLVAGWVFGSCVGPMIPAAILPPTWSLELLTSLGVFLSLFVGCTFLK; encoded by the exons ATGGTTGCCGCTTTGCTCGCTAACCCTAAGTTGTCCACTCCTTTTCTCGGCCACAAACC CTCTCTACTCCATCGCCAGAATACAAGGAGTTTAGCGACACCTGGAGTCAATTTAGGGCAACCTAAATGTTCTGTAGACACACCTTATGAAG GCAATGTGTCAAAATTTCCGAGGATAAATGTATGGGATCCTTACAAGCGCCTCGGCATAAGTCCCTATGCTTCCGAGGAAGAAATTTGGAGCTCTAGAAATTTTCTTGCCGAGCAATATGCTGGAGATGAGCGAAGTGTGGAATCCATAGAGGCTGCTTTTGAGAAACTTCTTATGAGAAGCTTTTGGGAGAGAAAGAAAACGAAGATTAACTTGAAAACAAGGCTGAAGAAGAAAGTTGAGGAATCTCCTCCTTGGTTGAAGAATTTGCTCAATTTTGTAGAGCTTCCTGCAACTGTCATTATCCTTAGAAGATTGTTTTTATTTGCCTTTATGGCTTGCTGGAGTATAATGAATTCTGCTGAAGGTGGACCAGCTTTTCAG GTGGCTATCTCTCTTGGAGCGTGCATATACTTCCTTAACGACAAGACAAAGAGCTTAGGAAGGGCTACCATCATCGG ATTTGGATCTCTTGTTGCTGGTTGGGTGTTTGGTTCGTGTGTAGGTCCAATGATACCGGCTGCTATATTACCACCTACTTGGTCTCTGGAACTTCTTACTTCCTTAGGAGTGTTCCTCTCTCTGTTTGTTGGCTGTACCTTTCTTAAATAG
- the LOC130798750 gene encoding tetraspanin-8-like: protein MGFCGSFFRISLFLWIYIVGLFLALLAWFTFTIFLLLVTNKDAGDMVSKIRVGEHTIGNYYNDWVQHHVVNGYNWEGVRKFCLVESQICHSLPLGNLTTIQSSCCKPPTLCKFTANSTYWEGPPSSMESDCKTWSNDEDKLCYNCKSCKASVEAKLRKKWPLYFSINFIILAIMFLIHNISFWVVFTHEYGLLECI from the exons ATGGGTTTTTGTGGGTCCTTTTTTaggatttcattattcttaTGGATATATATTGTTGGCTTGTTTCTTGCTCTACTTGCTTGGTTTACTTTCaccatttttttgttgttggttACAAATAAAGATGCCGGTGATATGGTGTCTAAGATTAGGGTTGGGGAGCATACGATTGGGAATTATTATAATGATTGGGTGCAACATCATGTTGTTAATGGATATAATTGGGAAGGTGTAAGGAAGTTTTGTTTGGTTGAATCTCAAATATGTCATTCTCTTCCTCTTGGAAACTTAACAACAATTCAG TCTAGCTGCTGCAAGCCACCAACATTGTGCAAGTTTACAGCAAACTCGACATACTGGGAGGGCCCACCTTCCTCAATGGAATCGGACTGCAAGACATGGAGCAATGATGAAGACAAATTGTGTTACAATTGCAAGTCATGCAAAGCAAGTGTTGAAGCCAAACTTAGAAAAAAATGGCCACTTTACTTTTCAATCAATTTCATTATTCTAGCCATTATGTTTTTGATCCATAATATCTCTTTTTGGGTTGTTTTTACCCATGAGTATGGTTTATTAGAGTGTATTTAG
- the LOC130798431 gene encoding probable acyl-activating enzyme 17, peroxisomal, with translation MSYKSLNHITISDIESQGIPSEIAVQIHHKLTQIIHDYGPSSSKTWQNITKHVLNPELPFSFHQMMYYGCYKDYGPDPPAWLPDLKSARLTNIGQLLERRGKEFLRSKYEDPMSSFSDFQVFSVLKPEVYWKCILEEMGVSFSKPPYCILYENSSYPGGQWLPGCFLNPAKICLSLNGERNLDSIAVLWRNEGEDNMPIKKMTLQELRGEVWLVAHALDALGLPQGSAIAIDMPMNIDSVIIYLAIVLTGNVVVSIADSFASSEIATRLRIAKAKAIFTQDFILRGGKSIPLYRRVIDAQSPMAIVITTRGSQFSTDLRSGDISWHDFRERVNKGGEYRAVDRPVEAFSNILFSSGTTGEPKAIPWTQATPLKAAADGWSHMDIRSGDVVAWPTNLGWMMGPWLVYASLINNASIALYNGSPLTSGFSKFVQDANVTMLGVVPSIVRAWRSTKCTVGYDWSSIRCFGSTGEASSVDEYLWLMGRACYKPVIEYCGGTEIGGGFITGSLLQPQVLAAFSTPAMGCSLLLLDNNGTPIPQNMPGFGELALGPLIFGASHTLLNGDHYKVYYKGMPTWKGKVLRRHGDVFERTSTGYFRAHGRADDTMNLGGIKVSSIEIERICNRVDSSILETAAIGVPPPDGGPEQLVIAVIFKDASKSMPGLNELKTSFNSALQKQLNPLFRVSRIVSLPSLPRTATNKVMRRVLRQQFAQPSSASKL, from the exons ATGTCTTACAAATCTCTCAATCATATCACGATCTCTGATATTGAATCTCAAGGCATACCATCTGAAATTGCTGTTCAAATTCACCATAAACTTACCCAGATTATCCACGATTATGGGCCTTCTTCCTCAAAAACATGGCAGAACATCACAAAACATGTGTTGAATCCAGAACTTCCATTTTCATTTCATCAGATGATGTACTATGGCTGCTACAAAGATTATGGTCCTGATCCTCCTGCTTGGTTACCAGATTT GAAAAGTGCGCGACTAACTAATATTGGCCAGCTTCTAGAAAGACGAGGAAAAGAATTTTTAAGGTCGAAATATGAGGATCCTATGTCAAGCTTTTCTGACTTCCAAGTGTTTTCTGTCTTGAAACCTGAG GTTTACTGGAAATGCATACTGGAAGAGATGGGTGTATCATTTAGCAAGCCCCCTTACTGTATTTTGTATGAGAACTCATCATACCCCGGAGGCCAATGGCTTCCAGGATGTTTCTTGAATCCAGCTAAAATTTGCTTGAGTTTGAACGGAGAGAGGAATTTAGATAGTATTGCTGTTTTGTGGCGCAACGAAGGGGAGGACAATATGCCTATAAAGAAGATGACCCTTCAGGAGTTGCGTGGAGAGGTGTG GTTGGTTGCACATGCACTTGATGCACTGGGTCTGCCACAGGGATCAGCAATTGCTATAGATATGCCAATGAATATTGATTCCGTTATAATCTATCTTGCTATTGTTCTTACAGGCAATGTAGTTGTCTCCATTGCTGATAGTTTTGCATCAAGTGAAATAGCGACAAGACTAAGAATAGCAAAAGCAAAAGCCATATTTACACAG GATTTCATTTTACGTGGTGGGAAAAGTATACCCCTTTACAG GAGAGTTATTGATGCTCAATCACCCATGGCAATAGTTATTACTACTAGAGGATCCCAATTTAGCACAGATTTACGTAGTGGTGACATTTCCTGGCATGATTTCCGAGAACGTGTAAATAA GGGAGGGGAATACAGAGCTGTGGATCGACCAGTGGAAGCTTTCTCTAACATTCTTTTCTCATCTGGAACCACAG GGGAACCAAAGGCAATCCCTTGGACCCAGGCGACTCCTCTTAAGGCTGCTGCAGATGGTTGGTCTCACATGGATATTCGTAGCGGTGATGTTGTTGCTTGGCCAACTAATCTTGGTTGGATGATGGGTCCTTGGCTAGTTTATGCGTCTTTGATCAATAATGCTTCCATTGCTTTATATAATGGATCTCCCCTCACATCTGGATTTTCTAAGTTTGTACAG GATGCTAATGTAACCATGCTTGGAGTAGTTCCGAGTATCGTCCGTGCTTGGAGAAGTACAAAGTGCACTGTTGGATATGATTGGTCATCCATCCG CTGCTTTGGCTCTACTGGGGAAGCTTCAAGTGTAGATGAATACCTGTGGCTTATGGGGAGAGCATGTTACAAGCCTGTGATTGAGTATTGTGGTGGTACAGAGATTGGGGGTGGGTTTATTACTGGATCTTTACTGCAGCCTCAAGTATTAGCAGCTTTTAGTACGCCAGCTATGGGCTGCAGCCTCCTTTTACTTGACAATAATGGAACTCCCATT CCGCAAAACATGCCAGGATTTGGAGAGTTGGCTCTTGGCCCGTTGATATTTGGAGCTTCACATACACTCCTTAATGGTGACCATTACAAAGTCTACTACAAAGGAATGCCGACATGGAAAGGAAAG GTTTTGCGGAGACATGGAGATGTGTTTGAGCGTACTTCTACTGGGTATTTTCGAGCTCATGGCCGTGCTGATGATACAATGAATCTTGGCGGTATCAAG GTAAGTTCCATCGAGATTGAGCGTATATGTAATAGAGTCGATAGCAGCATTCTAGAGACAGCAGCCATTGGTGTCCCACCTCCTGATGGAGGGCCTGAGCAGCTAGTGATTGCAGTTATTTTCAAAGATGCAAGTAAATCCATGCCCGGCTTGAACGAGTTGAAAACGTCTTTCAATTCCGCACTACAGAAACAACTGAATCCTTTGTTTAGG GTTTCTCGCATTGTCTCACTGCCGTCTCTCCCAAGAACAGCAACCAACAAGGTTATGAGAAGGGTCCTCCGTCAGCAATTCGCGCAACCTTCCTCAGCTTCCAAGCTGTGA
- the LOC130798429 gene encoding H/ACA ribonucleoprotein complex subunit 2-like protein, whose product MGSDSETEKSAHKEKKKSVALAPIAKPLAGKKLCKRTYKLIRRAAEQKCLKRGVKEVVKSIRRGHKGICVIAGNISPIDVITHVPILCEEADIPYVYVPSKEDLASAGATKRPTCCVLVLNKPSKGELSQEDQEKLKSESDQITSEIRELTASMF is encoded by the exons ATGGGAAGCGACAGTGAAACTGAGAAGTCGGCACACAAGGAGAAAAAGAAATCTGTTGCTCTTGCTCCTATTGCTAAACCTTTGGCTGGAAAAAAGCTATGCAAGCGCACTTACAAACTCATTCGTAGAG CGGCTGaacaaaaatgcttgaaaagaGGAGTGAAGGAAGTTGTTAAGAGTATTAGACGCGGCCATAAAGG AATATGTGTGATTGCTGGAAATATATCACCTATTGATGTCATCACTCATGTTCCAATCTTGTGTGAAGAAGCAGATATTCCTTACGTCTATGTACCTTCTAAAGAA GATCTTGCAAGTGCTGGAGCCACTAAGAGACCAACCTGCTGTGTTCTGGTGCTAAACAAGCCATCAAAGGGGGAACTAAGCCAAGAGGATCAAGAAAAATTGAAGTCGGAATCTGATCAAATTACATCAGAAATTCGTGAATTGACGGCTTCCATGTTTTGA